In Euphorbia lathyris chromosome 9, ddEupLath1.1, whole genome shotgun sequence, the following are encoded in one genomic region:
- the LOC136206398 gene encoding phytyl ester synthase 1, chloroplastic-like, protein MASAVPFMVSPYTFTYSKTKLQFQVRVQSSGGRYVMLSSNSITKYGTSFIGLQEKNRILINRATSKQNENKLLIDGGNRRVKSGVERKRLKDAISKDLEVLWDDGYGTKTVKDYLEGAREISMPDGGPPRWFCPVECGQPLDNSPVLLFLPGLDGVGLGLTLHHKSLGKVFEVHCLHIPISDRTPFEGLVKLVEEAVRFQHLSSPNKPIYLVGESLGGCLALTVAARYPKIDFVVILVNPGTSFDRSLLQAMIPVLEILPEGLCDAVPYLLSSNMGNPLKMAMADIKLRLPPKFKFERLLANLIEFQTYIPDAINIKETLLWKLKLLNSAAASANSHLHDVKAEVLVIASGNDCLLPSRDEAERLQSSLQNCTIRHFEDNGHTLLLEEGFSLLTSIKVSGQYRRSRRHDIVSDFLPPSMSELKCFSHPVVRFLRIAGSSAMFSTMADGRIVRGLAGVPDEGPVILVGNHMLIGAEVYSLVEEFLRQKKIIIHGIAHPALLGEMFADSSDELSPRDCFQIMGAVPVTPFNFFSLLSAKKHVLLYPGGAREALHNKGEEYTLIWPDEPEFVRMAARFGATIVPFGSVGEDDIISLDLDYNDLMKIPLVNDFIKDFSGKAGSIRDESKGEVANEEIYLPALSPKVPPGRIYTLFGKPIETKGKEEKLMKDREYAKEMYLQVQTEIRRNIDYLLKKRDEDPYRNIFDRTLYRVLYSILSDIPTFDP, encoded by the exons ATGGCATCAGCTGTTCCTTTCATGGTATCTCCTTATACGTTCACATATTCAAAAACTAAGCTGCAGTTTCAAGTGAGAGTTCAGAGTTCAGGTGGTAGGTATGTCATGCTGTCATCCAATTCAATTACAAAATATGGAACTTCTTTCATTGGGCTACAAGAGAAGAATAGAATTCTTATCAATAGGGCAACTTCGAAGCAAAATGAGAACAAACTTTTGATTGATGGAGGAAATAGGAGAGTAAAATCAGGAGTAGAGAGGAAGCGGTTAAAAGATGCTATTTCAAAAGATTTGGAAGTGTTGTGGGATGATGGTTATGGGACCAAGACAGTGAAGGATTATCTTGAAGGAGCGAGGGAGATAAGTATGCCTGATGGTGGGCCTCCTCGATGGTTTTGCCCTGTGGAGTGCGGCCAACCTTTGGACAACTCTCCAGTTCTTCTGTTTTTACCGG GGCTTGATGGTGTTGGCTTGGGTCTTACTTTGCACCATAAGTCTCTTGGAAA GGTGTTTGAAGTTCACTGCCTTCATATTCCAATTTCTGACCGAACACCATTTGAAG GTTTGGTGAAATTAGTTGAAGAAGCTGTGAGATTTCAGCATCTCTCATCCCCTAACAAGCCAATATATCTAGTGGGGGAATCCTTGGGAGGATGTCTAGCACTCACTGTTGCTGCCCGTTATCCAAAAATTGACTTCGTAGTGATATTAGTAAATCCAG GTACATCATTTGACAGGTCGCTGTTACAGGCCATGATTCCTGTCTTGGAGATTTTGCCTGAAGGATTGTGTGATGCGGTTCCCTATCTTCTTAGCAGTAATATGG GTAATCCATTGAAGATGGCAATGGCTGATATCAAACTAAGGCTTCCTCCCAAATTTAAATTTGAACGGTTGTTAGCCAATCTAATTGAGTTTCAGACATATATTCCT GATGCAATCAATATCAAAGAAACTTTACTTTGGAAGTTGAAATTGCTCAATTCAGCAGCTGCTTCTGCCAATTCCCATCTTCATGATGTGAAAGCTGAAGTTCTAGTGATTGCTAG TGGCAACGATTGTCTTCTTCCAAGTAGAGATGAAGCTGAGCGCCTTCAAAGTTCGCTACAAAATTGCACAATTCGTCACTTCGAAGACAATGGACACACACTTCTATTG GAAGAAGGCTTTAGTTTGCTCACAAGTATTAAAGTTTCTGGCCAATACCGCCGTTCAAGGAGGCATGATATTGTCTCAGACTTTCTGCCCCCTAGCATGTCTGAGCTCAAATGTTTCTCTCACCCAGTAGTCAG GTTCTTAAGGATTGCTGGCAGTTCTGCCATGTTCTCAACTATGGCTGATGGAAGGATAGTGAGAGGTCTTGCTGGGGTTCCAGATGAAGGTCCTGTAATATTAGTTGGTAACCACATGTTGATTGGAGCAGAAGTCTATTCCCTCGTTGAAGAATTTTTGAGACAGAAGAAAATTATAATTCATGGTATAGCACATCCAGCACTACTTGGCGAGATGTTCGCAGATTCATCAGATGAATTGTCCCCACGTGATTGTTTTCAAATAATGGGTGCAGTACCTGTCACACCATTCAATTTTTTCAGCTTACTTTCTGCAAAAAAACATGTGCTTCTTTATCCTGGAGGTGCACGGGAGGCTTTGCATAACAAG GGTGAAGAATATACATTAATATGGCCTGATGAACCAGAATTCGTGAGGATGGCTGCTAGGTTTGGGGCAACCATTGTACCCTTTGGCTCTGTTGGAGAAGATGATATAATAAGT TTGGATCTTGATTACAATGACTTAATGAAAATCCCTTTGGTTAATGACTTCATTAAAGATTTCAGTGGCAAAGCTGGAAGCATCAG GGACGAGAGTAAAGGAGAGGTTGCGAATGAAGAAATATATTTGCCAGCGCTTTCGCCAAAGGTACCACCAGGGCGTATTTATACTCTGTTCGGAAAACCaatagaaacaaagggaaaagAAGAAAAGTTAATGAAAGATAGAGAGTATGCAAAAGAGATGTATTTGCAGGTACAAACTGAAATTAGACGCAATATAGATTACTTATTGAAGAAGAGAGATGAAGATCCTTATAGGAATATCTTCGATAGAACCTTATATCGTGTATTATATTCTATTTTGAGTGATATTCCAACATTTGATCCTTGA